From Chryseobacterium salivictor, a single genomic window includes:
- a CDS encoding NifU family protein, with product MKHEETVTKVMDALESIRPFLNKDGGDIELIDVQGQTVLVKLHGNCNGCPMSFSTMKLGVETTVKQFAPEILEVLAIE from the coding sequence ATGAAACACGAAGAAACAGTAACCAAAGTGATGGATGCCCTCGAAAGTATTCGTCCGTTTCTGAATAAAGATGGCGGCGATATCGAACTCATCGATGTGCAGGGGCAAACAGTTTTGGTGAAGCTTCACGGGAACTGCAACGGTTGCCCAATGAGTTTTTCTACCATGAAGTTGGGCGTGGAAACCACGGTAAAACAATTTGCTCCGGAAATTCTGGAAGTGTTGGCAATAGAGTGA
- the gcvH gene encoding glycine cleavage system protein GcvH — MNLPVELKYTKDHEWVKIEGNTATIGITDFAQGELGDIVFVDVDSVDDELSSGDVFGSVEAVKTVSDLFLPLKGTVSAFNTDLEDQPELLNTDPYGKGWIIKLEIAEDADQSELLSAEEYQASLG, encoded by the coding sequence ATGAATTTACCAGTTGAATTAAAGTACACCAAAGATCACGAATGGGTGAAGATTGAAGGAAACACCGCAACCATAGGAATTACAGATTTTGCACAAGGCGAACTGGGTGATATCGTTTTTGTAGATGTTGATTCTGTAGACGATGAACTTTCTTCAGGAGATGTTTTCGGAAGTGTAGAAGCCGTGAAAACAGTTTCAGATTTATTCTTACCGTTGAAAGGGACTGTGTCAGCATTCAATACAGACCTGGAAGATCAGCCAGAACTTCTAAATACCGATCCTTACGGGAAAGGATGGATTATTAAATTAGAAATAGCAGAGGATGCTGATCAGTCAGAACTCCTTTCTGCAGAAGAATACCAAGCATCACTTGGATAA
- a CDS encoding IS256 family transposase: protein MKIERHLHQQENEGDYCNGYRERKARGFGKEMILKVPRTRNGTFYPVLLNVLRNEDEERRKLIFSLYRRGLTTEQVSDVYEEIYGKEYSKQQISYLMKDSREEVDIWLKRKLESHYLVLYIDATFVHTRRDKSVSKEGYYTILGIKEDGSREVLSIVNHPTEGATLWQMELESLKERGVQSVGLIASDGLTSIENAIAESFPNASHQLCVVHIKRNILAVFPRTKRLEIGKELLEIFAIETKSITAVEAFKNLCSFVEKYQKSYSSLKSFSNERNIAYFTYLNYPPSIQRMIYTTNWIERLNRDYKRVLKMRGAMPSPESILFLMGSVAMEKEYKSYSYPVTAFREIEELKKKANIEVAVWFRNVGNFKRSVKKLSIFLNQINNNDNIFFTHSLRHYLNWRFSSPFPLISGHKKSPSK from the coding sequence ATGAAAATTGAAAGACATCTTCATCAGCAGGAGAATGAAGGAGACTATTGCAATGGATACCGGGAGAGAAAAGCCAGGGGATTTGGCAAAGAGATGATTTTAAAAGTACCAAGAACAAGAAATGGTACATTTTATCCAGTTTTATTAAATGTACTTCGCAACGAAGATGAAGAACGCCGCAAATTAATTTTCAGTTTATATCGTCGTGGCTTAACCACGGAGCAGGTTAGCGATGTATACGAAGAGATTTATGGCAAAGAATACAGCAAACAGCAGATTAGTTATCTGATGAAAGATAGTCGTGAGGAAGTTGATATTTGGCTAAAACGAAAATTAGAATCACATTATTTGGTACTTTACATTGATGCTACTTTTGTACATACACGAAGAGACAAATCAGTTAGTAAAGAAGGTTATTATACGATTTTGGGGATCAAAGAAGACGGATCAAGAGAAGTTCTGAGTATTGTCAATCATCCAACAGAAGGTGCTACATTGTGGCAAATGGAACTGGAATCCCTAAAAGAAAGAGGTGTACAAAGTGTTGGATTAATTGCTTCAGATGGTTTGACTTCAATTGAGAATGCGATTGCAGAATCCTTTCCCAATGCTTCACATCAGCTTTGTGTGGTGCATATCAAACGGAATATATTAGCAGTTTTTCCACGTACAAAAAGACTGGAAATTGGTAAAGAACTACTGGAAATATTTGCTATTGAAACAAAAAGTATCACTGCTGTAGAAGCATTTAAAAATTTGTGTAGTTTTGTAGAGAAGTACCAAAAAAGTTATTCAAGTTTGAAATCGTTCTCAAACGAGCGAAACATCGCTTATTTTACCTACTTAAATTATCCACCCTCGATCCAGCGAATGATTTATACAACGAACTGGATCGAGCGCTTGAATAGGGATTACAAAAGGGTTTTGAAAATGCGTGGAGCGATGCCTAGTCCAGAATCAATACTTTTTTTAATGGGTTCTGTTGCGATGGAAAAAGAATATAAATCTTACAGTTATCCAGTAACAGCGTTTCGAGAAATAGAGGAACTTAAAAAAAAAGCAAACATAGAAGTAGCGGTTTGGTTTAGAAATGTGGGTAACTTTAAGCGAAGCGTAAAAAAGTTATCCATATTTCTAAATCAAATCAACAACAACGACAACATTTTTTTTACACACTCTTTAAGACACTACCTAAACTGGCGATTTAGTTCACCTTTCCCCCTGATTTCAGGTCACAAAAAAAGCCCATCAAAATAA
- a CDS encoding VanZ family protein: MLISQNSFLQKNTKHHLDKILKIFRKILPIYWAFLTYMLLKPGVENFEYPFMFEGIDKVLHLSIFAFLGFSFVAAFPKIKFGYFIQIMISYALLTEILQDEMGLGRSLEGLDLVADIIGVLIGYFIFKKLQRTII; the protein is encoded by the coding sequence ATGCTGATCAGTCAGAACTCCTTTCTGCAGAAGAATACCAAGCATCACTTGGATAAAATATTAAAAATATTTCGTAAGATATTGCCCATTTACTGGGCATTTCTTACTTATATGCTTCTAAAACCCGGCGTAGAAAATTTCGAATATCCTTTTATGTTCGAGGGTATAGACAAGGTTTTGCATTTAAGTATTTTCGCGTTTCTGGGGTTCTCTTTCGTTGCGGCATTCCCGAAAATCAAGTTTGGTTATTTTATTCAGATTATGATTAGCTATGCTTTGCTCACTGAGATTCTTCAGGACGAAATGGGTTTAGGCCGCTCCTTGGAAGGTCTGGATTTAGTAGCAGACATTATTGGAGTCCTTATTGGATACTTTATCTTTAAAAAATTACAGCGTACTATTATATAG
- a CDS encoding BadF/BadG/BcrA/BcrD ATPase family protein, with protein MIAIIDGGSTKCDWVILDNAGKPHLKTTTLGFNPNIINPDFIGQEIDKNQDLFFVKNHIEKVFFYGSGCGTPANVKKVENEFVKAFPQAEVRIKEDLTAAAYAAYNGMPAIVCILGTGSNSCFFDGEKIRVDLPSLGFLIGDEGSGSALGKHLLRRFFMKKLPADLEREFNKTYNLTIEEAIRMMYHNPRANAYLGEFNKFIADHKSHPYFQNMVFDEMKNFLDYQVLPYPESGETEINFIGYIAYIYEDILRAAAAELNLNIGKVVQKPIESLVGYHKKYILNLD; from the coding sequence ATGATTGCCATAATAGACGGCGGTTCTACCAAATGTGATTGGGTGATCCTCGATAACGCAGGGAAACCTCATTTGAAAACAACAACTTTGGGCTTTAATCCCAATATTATAAATCCCGATTTTATCGGCCAGGAAATCGATAAAAACCAAGATTTGTTTTTTGTAAAAAATCACATCGAAAAAGTGTTTTTTTATGGATCAGGTTGCGGGACGCCCGCCAATGTAAAAAAAGTGGAAAATGAGTTTGTAAAAGCCTTTCCGCAGGCAGAGGTTAGGATTAAAGAAGATTTAACCGCCGCTGCTTATGCCGCTTACAATGGTATGCCAGCAATCGTTTGCATTTTGGGAACCGGCTCTAATTCCTGCTTCTTTGATGGCGAAAAGATTAGGGTAGATTTGCCTTCGCTTGGTTTTTTAATTGGTGATGAAGGTAGCGGGAGCGCCTTAGGAAAACATCTTCTGCGTCGTTTTTTTATGAAAAAACTGCCGGCAGATTTAGAACGCGAGTTTAATAAAACTTACAACCTGACGATTGAAGAAGCCATCCGAATGATGTACCATAATCCGCGGGCCAATGCGTACTTGGGGGAATTTAATAAATTTATTGCGGACCATAAAAGCCATCCTTATTTTCAAAATATGGTTTTCGACGAAATGAAAAATTTTCTGGATTACCAGGTTTTGCCTTATCCGGAATCAGGAGAAACTGAAATTAATTTCATTGGTTATATCGCTTATATTTATGAAGATATTCTGCGCGCCGCCGCCGCCGAACTTAATTTAAACATCGGAAAAGTGGTTCAGAAACCGATTGAAAGTCTGGTCGGTTATCATAAGAAATACATCTTAAACCTCGACTGA
- a CDS encoding Mrp/NBP35 family ATP-binding protein — MLTKDKVQAFLKEIEVDDLVQNFQVMGNDVYIDMTAHSPAMHEKKKLEAAMKQAFASEFGEEIVLKLKIASPEPSEIQQSQIKGKQIKGIQNIIAIASGKGGVGKSTVAANIAVTLAKMGFKVGILDADIYGPSVPTMFDTEGAKPISVEIDGKNLMKPVENYGVKMLSIGYFSGANQAVVWRGPMASKALNQMIRDAAWGELDFLLVDLPPGTGDIHLSIIQEVPVTGAVIVSTPQHVALADVRKGIAMFQMESINIPVLGLIENMAYFTPEELPDNKYYIFGNQGAQYLAEDLGIPVLGEIPLIQSIREAGDVGRPAALQDGSAIAEIYMKTTQNMIESLVERNKNLPATEAVKITTMAGCSPKK, encoded by the coding sequence ATGTTGACAAAAGATAAAGTTCAGGCATTTCTGAAAGAAATAGAAGTAGATGATTTGGTTCAGAATTTCCAGGTAATGGGGAACGATGTATATATCGATATGACTGCGCATTCACCGGCAATGCACGAAAAGAAAAAATTAGAAGCTGCTATGAAACAGGCTTTCGCTTCTGAATTCGGTGAGGAAATCGTTCTGAAATTAAAAATTGCCTCTCCCGAACCGTCTGAAATTCAACAAAGTCAGATCAAAGGAAAGCAGATTAAAGGCATTCAGAATATTATCGCAATTGCTTCCGGTAAAGGAGGTGTTGGGAAATCTACGGTTGCAGCAAACATCGCGGTAACTTTAGCGAAAATGGGTTTCAAAGTCGGGATCTTAGATGCTGATATTTACGGGCCGTCTGTTCCGACGATGTTTGATACCGAAGGCGCAAAACCAATCTCCGTAGAAATCGACGGTAAAAATTTAATGAAACCCGTTGAAAACTATGGTGTCAAAATGTTGTCTATCGGCTATTTCTCAGGTGCTAATCAGGCGGTAGTGTGGCGCGGACCGATGGCTTCGAAAGCGTTGAATCAAATGATTCGTGATGCGGCTTGGGGAGAACTGGATTTTCTTTTAGTCGATTTGCCTCCGGGAACAGGCGATATTCACTTGTCGATTATTCAGGAAGTACCTGTAACAGGAGCGGTTATCGTAAGTACTCCACAACATGTTGCGCTTGCCGATGTGAGAAAAGGAATTGCAATGTTCCAAATGGAAAGCATTAATATCCCAGTTTTAGGTTTAATCGAAAATATGGCGTATTTTACCCCTGAAGAATTACCAGATAATAAATATTATATTTTTGGAAATCAGGGAGCACAGTATTTGGCAGAAGATTTAGGAATTCCTGTTTTAGGCGAAATTCCTTTAATTCAAAGTATCCGTGAAGCCGGTGATGTTGGCAGACCTGCTGCTTTGCAGGACGGTTCGGCGATTGCTGAAATTTATATGAAGACCACTCAGAATATGATTGAAAGTCTGGTCGAAAGAAATAAAAACCTTCCCGCAACGGAAGCAGTAAAAATCACGACCATGGCAGGTTGTTCTCCAAAAAAATAG